A window from Microbacterium ginsengiterrae encodes these proteins:
- a CDS encoding class I tRNA ligase family protein, with protein sequence MTYPRTSAFGPAASTSSVAASPRFPEIEKDVLEFWKQDDTFRASIAQREDADEWVFYDGPPFANGLPHYGHLLTGYAKDLFPRFQTMRGKKVDRVFGWDTHGLPAELEAMKQLGITEKSEIEDMGIDVFNGKARESVLAYT encoded by the coding sequence ATGACCTATCCCCGCACCTCCGCCTTCGGCCCCGCCGCTTCGACCTCCTCCGTCGCCGCCAGCCCGCGGTTCCCCGAGATCGAGAAGGACGTCCTCGAGTTCTGGAAGCAGGACGACACCTTCCGCGCCTCCATCGCCCAGCGCGAGGATGCCGATGAGTGGGTCTTCTACGACGGCCCTCCGTTCGCCAACGGACTGCCCCACTACGGGCACCTGCTCACCGGGTACGCGAAGGACCTCTTCCCGCGCTTCCAGACCATGCGCGGCAAGAAGGTCGACCGCGTCTTCGGCTGGGACACCCACGGTCTTCCCGCCGAACTCGAGGCGATGAAGCAGCTCGGGATCACCGAGAAGAGCGAGATCGAGGACATGGGCATCGATGTCTTCAACGGGAAGGCGCGCGAGTCCGTCCTCGCCTACACCGA